A DNA window from Hydractinia symbiolongicarpus strain clone_291-10 chromosome 6, HSymV2.1, whole genome shotgun sequence contains the following coding sequences:
- the LOC130648292 gene encoding uncharacterized protein K02A2.6-like, with translation MNPPPPLKPSPLPQSLWHTLNIDILGPLPNRSHLLVVIDQRTRFPEVEIVGSTAALPTLGALGKIFATHGLPHKIISDNGSPFHSNEFKRYMHAKGIDHHRITPLHPKANSTAENFMRNLNKTLRIATIKGKSWKIALYNFL, from the coding sequence ATGAACCCACCGCCACCACTGAAACCATCTCCCCTACCACAATCGCTGTGGCACACATTGAACATAGACATTCTAGGACCGTTACCAAATCGCTCGCACTTACTGGTAGTAATAGACCAACGTACACGCTTTCCCGAAGTAGAAATCGTGGGTTCAACAGCTGCTTTACCGACTTTGGGAGCTCTCGGTAAAATTTTTGCAACGCATGGACTCCCTCATAAAATCATTTCTGATAACGGCAGTCCATTTCACAGCAACGAATTTAAACGCTACATGCATGCTAAAGGAATAGATCATCACAGAATCACACCGCTACATCCGAAAGCAAATTCAACTGCCGAAAATTTTATGCGCAACCTTAACAAAACCCTACGGATCGCTACAATAAAAGGGAAATCTTGGAAAATCGCACTGTATAATTTCTTGTGA